GCAGACTGGAGAGACCATTGAACAAGCTGCAAAAAGGTAAATAAGCTTGCAGCAGAGACTTGGGATAATACAAAAGTATTTGGTTTAAATttcatgaatattaatatttgcaggattatttgttaaaatgcaaTTAAAGCTGAGCTCCTGGCTGAGAGTCaaacacaaatatgaaaaaacaaatatagaaactGTTTTTTCTGCCAAAGTATTTGGGACCCTGGTTGAACCTCGTAGCCAGGTCTTGGCCCTCAGCTGTAACAGTAGTTGATTAGTTGATAAGACAAAGAGGAGCAGAACACTAATATGaatattcaatattaaaaattCCTGTAAGTTCTGAGGTGGTCATTGGCAAAGGAGAAACACACAACAGTTGCgtataaaaaaactgcattgtgCACAGAGTCAtaggtaggaaaaaaaacacaaaacaatatgaacaaataattttacaaacgACCTACAGCAATCATTACCCTCCTTTGGCCAGCACCTCTGTGTGTCCTCTCCATGGGTCACACCTCTCCCCTCTGCCCTCCTATGCCTTCTTATCCTCATTTAACAACCCTTTCACACACAAGTCTTTCGTGCATTTTACAAAACCCACCTCTGTTATGTATAACCATCTCTTCttaaacctaaacattttttttctttacgtaGAGAACTCTGGGAAGAAAGTGGCCTGACTGTAGACACATTGCAGAAAGTCGGTGAAATCAAATTTGAGTTTGTAGGCAGTACTGAGATTTTGCATGTCCATATATTCCGAACAGATTCCTATAACGGAGAACCAGTTGAAAGTGAAGGTAAAGCAACTTGCtccatttccaattttttttctttaatgtacaagGATAGACATAATATTATAGCAAGGATTCTGTGTGTGCATTTTTGATGTGTTGACatgaactacagaacatctcctatCTATGGTAATAGAAGTGAGAAGAGGGGGATAGGTGAGAGTGTTTGTAATTCATTCCAAACCAGTGGTCAAGAACCTTTTCGGTCTGGcaaaccactaaaatcaccagctcctgaccgcgcatgctcggggagctgggtgtcgcttaaagggggagaaacctcccccataatgACATCATGATGGTATAGCCTGCAacgggagagtgggtaggttgtgtccagtaacagaacccgcccacttccctgagcctgggatttgtacaggggcgtggtccgccgctctggccgcggaccaccaaaattttgctgcagaccactggttggcgactgctgctgcAAAACAAGAGAGTagcctagggtgacaatactGCTTCTGCATAGACTGTATAGTGATTAGCATTGGTACAGGGGAACAGTAATTGTTCTGCTGGCAGGATCTCCATGTAAGAATACAGGGGGGAGCCTGAtaaaccaatgcagccactatTACTAAGACTAATAAACTGCAAAGTattatattttaagtttatttatataGGTTTTTATCTTCTCTACATAAATGCTGAGCTGCAGGTACATGTagcttcaataaaataaaaggggcCGAGGTCAATTTGTTGTAACCATTCAGTAACTTCACTTCACTGTAACTTAAAAACTAAACCAGGATCCAGATTGGTTGTTGTAAGCTCCAAATCAGCATTTCCCATGTCTTCCCAATAATCCTGTGTGCCTGAAGTGCTAACATGTAGAGCTCAGGATGTGCTGAGGCAGGATGTTAATATGTAATGGTTCAATGTAGTTGTAGATAatgacgaaaaaaaaaaatataatctgtaCGTGAGGGTTGCTTaacttcataattttttttcctcctttaattGCCAGAAATGCGACCCCAGTGGTTTCCCTTGGAGAACATCCCCTATGACTGCATGTGGCCAGATGATGTCATTTGGTTGCCTCTTctgctgcagaagaaaaaatTTCAAGGCTACTTCAAGTTTGAGGGACATGACAAAATCCTAAACTACACCCTAGAACAAGTGGATGATATATGAAAACTGAACTTTTCTGTGAACTATTAGGTTGattatttagtctttttttaatattgtagtaTTTTAGTACTttatcgtaggctcagacctggggCTGTCACATTGTTATCCATCCAGTCACTTGTACTGCATGCTGTCTGCATGTTTGACAACGGGCAGCAGTGGGCTCACGGCCACCCgttattcattctctatagggctgctgcTGGCAGAAGCTACAGACAGCTGTTCTGTGGTATAAAGGAATGGTAAAACGCACCATAACCACCACCAGTATGAACACTATCATGCCAATTCTAGAGCCTGTTCTCTATTAGAGAAACCTTGAAATTTCAAATCCAATTTCTGCATGCAGTCCTTGACACTGGGCCGagggaaaacatttttagctttaaccatttacatattacaaaaaataattttttatgtgttcACTTCCAggaaaccaatgaaaaaaaatgcacacaactCTTTTAGACTCATATATTTTAttccaatatattttgtatgcatttcttacaaatatattttatatacatgaatattttattagcTTATATAGGTCTGGCAGCATTTAATCTAGCTTTGGAATGTTACACCCAGTAGAATACTTTCATGAACTGGCCATAGTGCTTGACATTTTAGATTGCTAATACAAGAAAATGTGCAGCAGTCAGCAGTTCTGAGGCTGCCAATAAAACACCTTCCCTTTAACACAATCTGTAACATTGCTCTATTTCCAGCATCCCATGATAACTATAGGTAAATAATTAGTTTATACTAAACTGAATTTCCATTGATAAGTGGAATCAGAGGAGTTGGTCTTTAATTGATCATATAACTTTTTATAAACCTAAAACCTGCAATCACCAAAATCGCATTATGACCTATGTTGATGGGCTTTGCAAAAGTAGATTGAAGGAGCTCAGGTTTATTTCAGGTCAGTTGCACCTACCATTGAAATGTGAAGGATCTCAGGCGTTTTAAAGGGACCTCAAGCAGAATGCACCTGAAAGCAAGCTGCATTGGCCATAAACAATAACTTGGTCAAAAAGAGTTGCCAATGAACAGAAGCGATCCTGGCTAAAATAAATCCAACctggtattttgaaaaaaaattaaaggaagatCATTTGCAATGATTGCATTCTTCAACaattttttatggttatgtatATGATTAAGCTATACATACAATACCTTTCTGGTAATACTGAATATAATAGGTGTCagttctgcaacaaaacaaaaaagttacctgcctggttgcattattctttataatgtacactgagctgtggagTTCATTGTATGATCTCAGTATAGCTTGCTACCTGGAATAAACGTCAGTGTTCATGTTCATATGTGGGAGGCTGGAACATGCCAGCCTGACTTATCAAGATGGCCGAGGACCCCAAACTTTGAGGAGGACTGAATAAAGATGTTGGCGAAGGAGCGACAGGAGTagagttcattaaaaaaaataatataataattgacAGGCAAgtagggttattttattgcagaagagacagtcTGCCCCTTCGTCAATAAAGAACACACCTGCTCACACTTTTTCTATACTTAGGTTTAGTTCCAATGATTTTATAAtgtggtggaacccttgaaaaaacttacagggaaccccttctgtaatgagtctatccacaggtcacagtacattacaTAGTGGTTAGCAGAAATAATACAGTGTTctgcccagccccttttagctgggcacactacccagcacttttcatctGGCTGCTGGTGGGTGGTTGCAgaaaagttggttcacaatacaggggctgccactgcctacagcttcttccaaaccaaattagaaaaaaattctggggagaatactgtaatacctcttacattgctagccagtgtgaagaatatcacctttacaggCAAAAATATAATCGGTGTCAcataaactaacctgagaggcacaaattgttcattgctcaagaatcCCCCAGCAACTTTTGAAGGAATCCTTGGGTACCACACAgtctgagaaacactgccctaatgGAAACCCTTCTCTGGATGTCAAGGCTGCTAATATTAGTGTCTCATTCtagaaatgctagttgcctggcagGTAAGTCAGTGACCAAAAGCAAGTATGAGTAAAGAATTTTTACGTTTCTGTGATGCATACTTGTTTTATGGCTGTATGTTAGGGCACATAATGAAGCCAGAAGGTTAGGATATTAAGCAGGTCACTAGCATTAGAACAAGAACAAAGGCAGTCTAACCCCCTCCCCAGCAAAGATTCCTTTCAGAAATATTTAAGACACAGCATTTATACAACCAATGTTATTAGAATTCTAGTGCAAGCAGTTGAAATACGATTTTTGTACAATActacttatttttatttgttgcactGAGCTATTAAATAGCCTATATATTGCTATATTTCCTAATgtgataaagatatttaaaataaggCACACATCTGGCAtacatatctttatatataactacaaaataaaacatctgcatAACTGATATAAACTGCATGTGTGCTCCCTGATAAGGTacaattcattgttttttatttacaagcaaaaaaataacactttcctatgcacactacatttttttttaacatatgaccAAGTAGGAAATTTTACTTCAAACAAGCTACCTCTGATCTCTCGAACTGTTTGTACTGTGGAATAAttaattttcaaagttttcaaCCAAGCATTTAAAGTTCGGTTTCCATGGGTTTTTAGTACCCTGTTCTCCACAgacctcaaacattttttttttttttgaagcccCAAAAAACACACTCTTCAGCAAAAAGCATTTAAGTGGTCTCCATGGCTGCTTCTAGCTTTGCTTTAATTTCAATGCAACATGCTGCTTTGCCCTATGTCAGAGTCAGTTTACCAACCTTAACTAAGGTTTCTGTTGTAAACGTTCAAGATAAATTGCTCCATGATGACTAAAGTTCCAGAGGtgatgttttaaactttttattaatgcTTGTTCAGATTATGTAAATACGTTGTGCATAGTCTGGCTACATGTTTACTATAAAATCGGCTATCTTTTATATACCGGTAGTATGgggagctgtacatgtgcagctcagtgcgggatgctgggatatgccagGAGTCattcaggatggctgaagatccaacaacaggaggaggaggagaggatgaaGATAGTGGTGCTCACAATGGATTAGGCAGttaagttcattttattgcagaagaaacatcgtttgttccttctgcaataagggacCTGCCTggttcttttgttattttagctATATTTCCACTTCAACTTGCTCTGAAGTTTAATATTGAACCCGAAATCAGAGGTCACTCAAGGTCCAACAAATGATTCTCCTTTGATTGCCAACACATGCACCCTCTCCTAAATGGGCATTGCAACATTACACAACAATCTTGTATGGAGGAGGTGAACCTCAACTAAGGGGTAAATATGAACCTTGGTACACCAAGTTTTATCATTTAGATTATTGCATCAACTCTATTGTGACTGGTTCACTTTAATCTCATCATCACTGTTTCATGAAGGACAAAAATAGCTCACATACTTCTCAAAGGGTTTCATCTCAGTGAAAGGAACATAGATCTTCACCAGTTTGAAGCCATGTCACTTCAGGCACCGCTTTGAAAAAGTATATTAAGACTGCGTCTGACAATTTCATTTTTAtgcctgtacttttttttttctccccattttGAAAACCGCAATGCACTACAGCCATAATAATGCAGAGCCGTCTGCTGCTGGAACACCGGCAtacttttgcaaactttttgtacttgtgaaaaattaaaaatcccCAATGCCAATGCAGATTTGCTATAAATTTGGAAAATCCCAATTGTGATTTCTCTGTGTATTAACAGAGCTCGGTCCGCATGATTTCCAGATTTTACTTACAATGCCACCAGCTGGTGTTATGTGGCAAAAGTGGTATTTTAAGGCAACTAGaaagtattatcattattattaaacaggatttacatagcgccaacatattactcagggctgtacattaaataggggttgcaaatgacagacagatacagacagtgacataggaggaggagaagaccctgcccagaaaagcttacaatcaaggaggtaggggaagtatcacacaataggaggtggatatggaatggtgagtaagtAGCGAGGGTTATAAGAGATaggagaagacgggtaggcaagttttaaaaattgagttttaagtgagcagaacgtaggagcaagccgaataggacgaggaagaccattccagagagttggggcggctctagaagTCTTGTAGTCGtacatgtgaggaggttatgagtgaggaagtcattagtaggtcattgaacaATACACAGTTTTATTAAGGGAAGCACTGTTTAGTTCAGAGTGCCACAATGAGACGcccttaaaaaaatatgatagatAAGATAATACACAAAATAGGCAGATATTATGGTAGATAGTGAGGATTGTAAGCATCGCACACGCACTGGGCGCTTTTTGCTCGGAGACAAT
The Pyxicephalus adspersus chromosome 7, UCB_Pads_2.0, whole genome shotgun sequence genome window above contains:
- the NUDT1 gene encoding oxidized purine nucleoside triphosphate hydrolase isoform X2, with the translated sequence MQIEVTMFTSKLLTLVMVVQPPRILLGMKKRGFGVGRWNGFGGKVQTGETIEQAAKRELWEESGLTVDTLQKVGEIKFEFVGSTEILHVHIFRTDSYNGEPVESEEMRPQWFPLENIPYDCMWPDDVIWLPLLLQKKKFQGYFKFEGHDKILNYTLEQVDDI
- the NUDT1 gene encoding oxidized purine nucleoside triphosphate hydrolase isoform X1 translates to MFTSKLLTLVMVVQPPRILLGMKKRGFGVGRWNGFGGKVQTGETIEQAAKRELWEESGLTVDTLQKVGEIKFEFVGSTEILHVHIFRTDSYNGEPVESEEMRPQWFPLENIPYDCMWPDDVIWLPLLLQKKKFQGYFKFEGHDKILNYTLEQVDDI